A genomic window from Micromonospora violae includes:
- the gcvP gene encoding aminomethyl-transferring glycine dehydrogenase, with protein MTVEQFATRHIGPGPDDERRMLDIVGHDSIDELMDAAIPEVIRWHGTLDLPDPATEAETIAELRALAARNTVAVSMIGLGYHGTHTPAVIRRNVLEDPAWYTAYTPYQPEISQGRLEALLNFQTMVTDLTGLATANASMLDEGTAAAEAMTLARRASKSKSSVYVVDADALPQTIAVITSRAEPLGIDVRVLDVERDELPADFFGVHLQYPGASGAVRDHAGLVEAAHAVGALVTVAADLLALTLLRAPGEIGADIAAGTTQRFGVPMGFGGPHAGYLAVRSGLERMLPGRLVGVSRDADGNPAYRLALQTREQHIRREKATSNICTAQVLLAVMAGMYAVYHGPDGLRDIATRTHAMAARLAAGLRAGGVPVADVAFFDTVTARVPGQAARVVEAAAQRGVNLRLVDADQVGMSCDETTTEAHLQEVWAAFGVPAVDGPVDAALPAALTRGSDFLTHPVFRSHHSETAMLRYLRRLSDFDYALDRGMIPLGSCTMKLNATTEMEPVSWAEFANIHPFAPDSQTVGYREMIGQLESWLAEVTGYDAVSVQPNAGSQGELAGLLAIRAYHASRGETHRDVCLIPSSAHGTNAASAVMAGMRVVVVACDADGNVDLVDLDAKIDKHRDALAAIMVTYPSTHGVYETGIASLCAKVHDAGGQVYVDGANLNALVGFAKPGKFGADVSHLNLHKTFCIPHGGGGPGVGPVAVRAHLAPFLPGDPLGAHVDSTPAISAAKYGSAGILPIPWAYLRMMGAEGLARATGVAVLAANYVAARLRGHFPVLYAGNKGLVAHECILDLRPLTKATGVSVDDVAKRLIDYGFHAPTMSFPVAGTLMVEPTESEDLAELDRFCDAMIAIRAEIEQVASGQWPAGDNPLTNAPHTAAMVSGDEWSHAYPRSVGAYPAGVDRAGKYWPPVRRIDGAYGDRNLVCSCPSPEAFED; from the coding sequence ATGACCGTAGAGCAGTTCGCCACCCGTCACATCGGTCCCGGCCCAGACGATGAGCGTCGAATGTTGGACATCGTCGGCCACGACTCGATCGATGAGCTGATGGACGCCGCGATCCCCGAGGTGATCCGCTGGCACGGCACCCTCGACCTGCCCGACCCGGCCACCGAGGCCGAGACGATCGCCGAGCTGCGGGCCCTCGCGGCGCGTAACACCGTCGCCGTCTCCATGATCGGGCTGGGCTACCACGGCACGCACACCCCGGCGGTGATCCGCCGCAACGTCCTCGAAGACCCGGCCTGGTACACGGCGTACACGCCGTATCAGCCGGAGATCAGCCAGGGCCGCCTGGAGGCGCTGCTGAACTTCCAGACGATGGTCACCGACCTGACCGGGTTGGCCACCGCGAACGCCTCCATGCTCGACGAGGGCACCGCGGCGGCGGAGGCGATGACCCTGGCCCGGCGGGCGTCCAAGAGCAAGAGCAGTGTGTACGTCGTCGACGCCGACGCGTTGCCGCAGACCATCGCGGTGATCACCAGTCGGGCCGAGCCGCTCGGCATCGACGTGCGGGTCCTCGACGTGGAGCGCGACGAGTTGCCGGCGGACTTCTTCGGCGTGCACCTGCAGTACCCGGGGGCGTCCGGGGCGGTACGCGACCACGCGGGCCTGGTCGAGGCGGCGCACGCCGTCGGCGCCCTCGTCACCGTCGCGGCGGACCTGCTGGCGTTGACGCTGCTGCGCGCACCGGGGGAGATCGGCGCGGACATCGCCGCCGGCACCACCCAGCGTTTCGGCGTACCGATGGGCTTCGGTGGGCCGCACGCCGGTTACCTGGCGGTGCGTTCGGGCCTGGAGCGGATGCTGCCCGGGCGTCTGGTCGGGGTGTCACGTGACGCGGACGGCAACCCGGCCTACCGGTTGGCGTTGCAGACCCGGGAGCAGCACATCCGGCGGGAGAAGGCGACCAGCAACATCTGCACCGCGCAGGTGCTGCTCGCGGTGATGGCCGGCATGTACGCCGTCTACCACGGCCCGGACGGGCTGCGGGACATCGCGACGCGTACCCACGCGATGGCGGCGCGGCTCGCGGCCGGGTTGCGCGCCGGCGGCGTGCCGGTCGCGGACGTCGCGTTCTTCGACACCGTCACCGCCCGGGTGCCGGGTCAGGCGGCGCGGGTCGTCGAGGCGGCCGCGCAGCGGGGCGTCAACCTGCGGCTGGTCGACGCCGACCAGGTCGGGATGTCCTGCGACGAGACGACGACCGAGGCGCACCTGCAGGAGGTGTGGGCGGCGTTCGGTGTGCCCGCCGTCGACGGGCCCGTCGACGCGGCCCTGCCGGCGGCGTTGACCCGCGGCAGTGACTTCCTCACCCACCCGGTGTTCCGCAGCCACCACTCGGAGACGGCGATGCTGCGCTACCTGCGGCGCCTGTCGGACTTCGACTACGCCCTGGACCGGGGCATGATCCCGCTGGGGTCGTGCACGATGAAGCTGAACGCGACCACCGAGATGGAGCCGGTCAGCTGGGCGGAGTTCGCGAACATCCACCCGTTCGCGCCGGACTCGCAGACCGTCGGGTACCGGGAGATGATCGGTCAGCTGGAGTCGTGGCTGGCCGAGGTGACCGGCTACGACGCGGTGAGCGTGCAGCCCAACGCCGGTTCGCAGGGTGAGCTGGCCGGGTTGCTGGCGATCCGCGCGTACCACGCGTCGCGCGGTGAGACGCACCGCGACGTGTGCCTGATCCCGTCGTCGGCGCACGGCACGAACGCGGCGTCGGCGGTGATGGCCGGTATGCGGGTCGTGGTGGTGGCCTGCGACGCCGACGGCAACGTCGACCTCGTCGACCTGGACGCGAAGATCGACAAGCACCGGGACGCGCTCGCCGCGATCATGGTGACGTACCCGTCGACGCACGGCGTGTACGAGACGGGCATCGCGTCGCTGTGCGCGAAGGTCCACGACGCCGGCGGGCAGGTGTACGTCGACGGGGCGAACCTCAACGCCCTGGTCGGGTTCGCCAAGCCCGGCAAGTTCGGCGCGGACGTGTCGCACCTGAACCTGCACAAGACGTTCTGCATCCCGCACGGCGGCGGTGGCCCCGGTGTGGGCCCGGTCGCGGTCCGCGCGCACCTGGCGCCGTTCCTGCCCGGCGACCCGCTGGGCGCGCACGTGGACTCCACGCCGGCGATCTCGGCGGCGAAGTACGGGTCGGCGGGCATCCTGCCGATCCCGTGGGCGTACCTGCGGATGATGGGCGCCGAGGGGCTGGCCCGGGCGACCGGGGTCGCGGTCCTCGCCGCGAACTACGTGGCGGCGCGGCTGCGGGGACACTTCCCGGTGCTGTACGCCGGCAACAAGGGCCTGGTGGCGCACGAGTGCATCCTCGACCTGCGGCCGTTGACGAAGGCGACCGGGGTGAGCGTCGACGACGTGGCGAAGCGGCTGATCGACTACGGCTTCCACGCGCCCACCATGTCGTTCCCGGTGGCGGGGACGCTGATGGTGGAGCCGACCGAGAGCGAGGACCTGGCCGAGCTGGACCGGTTCTGCGACGCGATGATCGCGATCCGCGCGGAGATCGAGCAGGTAGCGTCGGGGCAGTGGCCGGCGGGGGACAACCCGCTGACCAACGCGCCGCACACCGCGGCGATGGTCAGCGGTGACGAGTGGTCGCACGCGTACCCGCGGTCGGTGGGCGCGTACCCGGCCGGGGTGGACCGGGCCGGGAAGTACTGGCCGCCGGTGCGGCGCATCGACGGCGCGTACGGTG